The Terracoccus luteus genome includes a region encoding these proteins:
- a CDS encoding Crp/Fnr family transcriptional regulator — MDLDVVRRAPLFQALDDEAAAALQSEMSRTHLERADVLFREGDQGDTLYVIAEGKIKLGRTSPDGRENLVAILGPGEMFGELSLFDPGPRTMTATAVAETQLLGLRNDSLTPLLTGRPEVSKALLGALAQRLRRTNAHLADLVFTDVPGRVAKALLELSERFGRPVEGGLMVSHDLTQEELAQLVGASRETVNKALADFATRGWLRLENRAVLLQDVERLTRRAR; from the coding sequence GTGGATCTCGACGTGGTGAGGCGAGCGCCTCTCTTCCAGGCCCTCGACGACGAGGCGGCCGCCGCCCTGCAGTCGGAGATGAGCCGTACCCACCTCGAGCGGGCCGACGTCCTGTTCCGTGAGGGTGACCAGGGCGACACGCTCTACGTCATCGCCGAGGGCAAGATCAAGCTCGGCCGCACGAGCCCCGACGGCCGCGAGAACCTCGTGGCCATCCTCGGCCCCGGCGAGATGTTCGGCGAGCTGAGCCTGTTCGACCCGGGCCCGCGCACGATGACCGCGACCGCGGTGGCCGAGACGCAGCTGCTCGGGCTGCGCAACGACTCCCTCACCCCGTTGCTGACCGGCCGGCCGGAGGTGTCCAAGGCCCTCCTCGGCGCCCTCGCCCAGCGGCTGCGCCGCACCAACGCGCACCTCGCCGACCTCGTCTTCACCGACGTGCCCGGCCGCGTGGCCAAGGCGCTGCTAGAGCTGTCCGAGCGGTTCGGCCGCCCGGTCGAGGGCGGGCTCATGGTCTCGCACGACCTCACGCAGGAGGAGCTCGCCCAGCTCGTCGGCGCCTCCCGCGAGACGGTGAACAAGGCCCTCGCCGACTTCGCCACCCGCGGCTGGCTGCGCCTCGAGAACCGTGCCGTGCTGCTGCAGGACGTCGAGCGCCTCACGCGCCGCGCCCGCTGA
- a CDS encoding pentapeptide repeat-containing protein, with protein sequence MVARTRIELGRREDLGADCARCFGLCCVALAFARTADFPVDKPAGEPCVNLDADDGCVAHGRLREVGYKGCTVFDCFGAGQKVSQRTFGGRSWRDDPATREAMFAVFPVVRRLHELLWYLDEAITMVAAARDPAPWAASFERVRRLSDGEPAALAALDVDAEYAAARDLLVEASEVARSVRGGRPGRRGGRGGRESQGPRGPRGSRGGARVSGVTVGPGSDLSGARLAGADLDGLTLRGSLAIAADLRGATLRRCDVLGVDLRDADLGGADLATAIYLTQMQVNSARGDDRTRLPDGFERPRHWVARTAPTTRS encoded by the coding sequence GTGGTCGCACGCACACGCATCGAGCTGGGTCGCCGCGAGGACCTCGGCGCCGACTGCGCCCGGTGCTTCGGGCTGTGCTGCGTCGCCCTCGCGTTCGCCCGGACGGCCGACTTCCCCGTCGACAAGCCAGCGGGGGAGCCGTGCGTCAACCTCGACGCCGACGACGGCTGCGTCGCGCACGGGCGGCTGCGCGAGGTCGGCTACAAGGGCTGCACGGTCTTCGACTGCTTCGGCGCCGGCCAGAAGGTGTCGCAGCGCACCTTCGGTGGACGGTCGTGGCGCGACGACCCGGCCACGCGGGAGGCCATGTTCGCGGTCTTTCCCGTCGTGCGGCGGCTGCACGAGCTGCTCTGGTACCTCGACGAGGCGATCACGATGGTGGCGGCGGCCCGCGACCCCGCCCCGTGGGCCGCGTCCTTCGAGCGGGTGCGCCGACTCAGCGACGGCGAGCCGGCCGCGCTCGCGGCCCTCGACGTCGACGCCGAGTACGCCGCCGCCCGGGACCTGCTCGTCGAGGCGAGCGAGGTCGCGAGGTCGGTCCGGGGCGGACGCCCGGGTCGCCGGGGCGGACGCGGTGGCCGGGAGTCGCAGGGGCCTCGGGGGCCGCGCGGTTCGCGTGGTGGGGCGCGGGTGTCGGGCGTCACCGTCGGGCCGGGCAGCGACCTGTCAGGGGCGCGGCTGGCCGGCGCCGACCTCGACGGGCTCACCCTGCGCGGCAGCCTCGCCATCGCCGCCGACCTCAGGGGCGCGACGTTGCGGCGCTGCGACGTGCTGGGGGTCGACCTGCGCGACGCCGACCTGGGCGGGGCGGACCTCGCGACGGCGATCTACCTCACGCAGATGCAGGTCAACAGCGCCCGCGGCGACGACCGGACGCGGCTGCCGGACGGGTTCGAGCGGCCGCGCCACTGGGTGGCTCGCACCGCGCCGACGACGCGGTCCTGA
- the nth gene encoding endonuclease III produces MTSVPPRQRAKAPEPPPKKDVSTVRRARKTYRALHERYPYAHCELDFTTPLELLVATILSAQTTDVGVNKVTPLLFARYPTASDYAGADRTELETMIQPTGFYRAKSDALIKLGAALVERFDGEVPGRLADLVTLPGVGRKTANVVLGNAFGVPGITVDTHFGRLVRRFGWTTEEDPVKVEHEVGSMFPRSDWTMLSHVLVFHGRRTCHAKRPACGACPVTQWCPSYGVGETDPDKAAKLLKYELAPR; encoded by the coding sequence GTGACGTCCGTGCCACCACGTCAGCGCGCCAAGGCCCCCGAACCGCCGCCGAAGAAGGACGTCTCGACGGTGCGCCGGGCGCGCAAGACCTACCGGGCCCTGCACGAGCGCTACCCGTACGCGCACTGCGAGCTCGACTTCACCACCCCGCTCGAGCTGCTCGTCGCCACGATCCTGTCGGCCCAGACGACCGACGTCGGGGTGAACAAGGTGACCCCGCTGCTCTTCGCGAGGTACCCCACGGCATCCGACTACGCCGGTGCCGACCGCACCGAGCTCGAGACGATGATCCAGCCGACCGGGTTCTACCGCGCGAAGAGCGACGCCCTGATCAAGCTGGGGGCAGCGCTCGTCGAGCGCTTCGACGGCGAGGTGCCGGGCCGGCTGGCCGACCTCGTGACGCTGCCGGGCGTGGGTCGCAAGACGGCCAACGTCGTGCTCGGCAACGCGTTCGGCGTGCCCGGCATCACCGTCGACACGCATTTCGGGCGGCTCGTGCGCCGCTTCGGCTGGACGACGGAGGAGGACCCCGTCAAGGTCGAGCACGAGGTGGGCTCGATGTTCCCGCGGAGCGACTGGACCATGCTCAGCCACGTCCTCGTCTTCCACGGGCGGCGGACCTGTCACGCCAAGCGCCCGGCGTGCGGCGCCTGCCCGGTGACGCAGTGGTGCCCCAGCTACGGCGTCGGCGAGACCGACCCCGACAAGGCGGCGAAGCTGCTCAAGTACGAGCTGGCTCCCCGGTGA